The sequence GTGAGTGCGTGGATTGAAATTGCAATCGAAGAACTCACAAAGCGTCGCGATGGTGTCGCACTCCTTGTGAGTGCGTGGATTGAAATATCATGTTAATGTCGTTTAACGAGTCGCCGCACTCGTCGCACTCCTTGTGAGTGCGTGGATTGAAATGATCAGGAAACGGAGCGCACAGCCCGCAAAATGGTCGCACTCCTTGTGAGTGCGTGGATTGAAATGCCTCCTTGCCTTTTATAAAGCGTTTTTCTTTGCGCGTCGCACTCCTTGTGAGTGCGTGGATTGAAATCGTTTCGATTTAAGGGATTCTCACCCACGCCAAGTCGCACTCCTTGTGAGTGCGTGGATTGAAATTATATGAAGACTCAGTATAACGTATTTGTTAACGTCGCACTCCTTGTGAGTGCGTGGATTGAAATGGAAATGGATAAAAAAAGTCATGCGAAATCCATGTCGCACTCCTTGTGAGTGCGTGGATTGAAATCGCGCGCTTGGCCGGCCGCAGCTCGCGCCCTCCGGTCGCACTCCTTGTGAGTGCGTGGATTGAAATAAAAATCGGAGGCCGTTCCGTTGATCGTCTCAGCGTCGCACTCCTTGTGAGTGCGTGGATTGAAATGCCGACGCCTATACATGAAGTGCCGGGAGGGCCGTCGCACTCCTTGTGAGTGCGTGGATTGAAATACCAGCTACCCAATCACTAAACCTTTCCGCCTCCGTCGCACTCCTTGTGAGTGCGTGGATTGAAATTCTTTACAAGTTTGTTTTTATTGAGTGCTTGTGGGTCGCACTCCTTGTGAGTGCGTGGATTGAAATTCTTGCTTATTTGCAATGTTAGGTGGTGTCCATCGTCGCACTCCTTGTGAGTGCGTGGATTGAAATGCGGAGGAAGGGGACGTCATCGAACTTGAGGCGCGTCGCACTCCTTGTGAGTGCGTGGATTGAAATAAAGCTGAACGGACAGTCAGGTAAATTACGCTCGTCGCACTCCTTGTGAGTGCGTGGATTGAAATTCTACCTTACCCCTTGTCTTTAGCTGCCCCTCAGTCGCACTCCTTGTGAGTGCGTGGATTGAAATAAAGCTGAACGGACAGTCAGGTAAATTACGCTCGTCGCACTCCTTGTGAGTGCGTGGATTGAAATTCTACCTTACCCCTTGTCTTTAGCTGCCCCTCAGTCGCACTCCTTGTGAGTGCGTGGATTGAAATACAAAAGACTAGCAACAGTGTCACAGACAGAAACGGTCGCACTCCTTGTGAGTGCGTGGATTGAAATTCTGGTCGTTTCAACGCCTTCAGGGGGGTTTCATGTCGCACTCCTTGTGAGTGCGTGGATTGAAATTCAACTCGCGCTCAGTACGAAAATCAAAAGGCTCTGTCGCACTCCTTGTGAGTGCGTGGATTGAAATTTTAGTAGCCTTACGGAACCGGCCGAAATTTTCGTTGGATAGGTTACACTTAGTTGGACAAATGCTCTAAGGTCTACTAGACTAGATGGAATCATCCAATGAAGGGATCGGGATATCATGACTGAAGCCAAACGTCCACGAAGAAGGTTCACAGCCGAATTTAAGAAACAGCTTGTGCAACTGTATGCGTCCGGAAAGCCGAGAGCGGAAATCATCCGTGAATATGAACTGACGCCATCTGCTTTTGATAAATGGGTTCGTCAATACCAAACAAGTGGCGCATTCACCGAGAAAGAAAATCGTACGCCTGAACAAGAAGAGCTGATCCGCCTACGAAAAGAAAACCAGAAGCTCGCTATGGAAAATGATATTTTAAAGCAAGCGGCGCTGATCATGGGACGAAAATAGACGTGATCCGTCAAAATCGCGGGATCTACCCAGTGGCTGCCATGTGTGCGATTTTGAACATCCCCCGTAGCACGTTTTATTATGAAGCCAAGCAACGGGATCACGAAGAAGAGGAAGAACAGCTGACCGCATTGATCAGCGACCTTTTTCGTCAGAGCCGAGGCATCTATGGCCAGCGCAAAATCAAAAAAGAACTTACTAAACAAGGGTGGACGGTTTCACGCCGCCGCATTGGCCGGATCATGAAGGCACAAGGACTTGTATCCACGTACACGGTGGCCCAATTTAAACCAACGAAATTCGTGTGCAACGAATCGGAAATAGGGAATACCCTTGACCGGAAGTTCCAACAAGAAAAAGCGCTAACCGTAGTCGTCAGCGACCTAACGTATGTGCGGGTCGGTGCAAACTGGCATTATATTTGTATCATCATTGATCTATACAACCGTGAAATCATCGGTTACAGTTCTGGTCCAAACAAGAATAAGGAGCTCGTGGGACAAGCCATCGCTAAAATTCCCTATCCCTTACAGAAGATCGCTCTGTTTCATACCGATCGTGGTAGAGAGTTTATCAATCAGAAGATGGACCAGACACTAGCGACCTTTGGAATCGCCCGTTCGCTCAGCAACAAAGGCACGCCGTATGACAACGCCGTCGCAGAAGCCACCTTTAAAGCGATTAAAATTGAGTTTGTATCGAGAAGGGTTTTCCCTAACCAACACGAACTTGACCTTGCTTTATTTGATTATGTTCATTGGTTCAACCATATACGCCTCCATGGTTCACTCGACTATCAATCACCCGTCGATTACAAAGCCTTACACCTTTAAAAATTTGTCCAGTTTTGTGTTGACATTCCACGTCGCACTCCTTGTGAGTGCGTGGATTGAAATTTTTGTGTAAGCAATAAGCGCACGAACAACCATGGTCGCACTCCTTGTGAGTGCGTGGATTGAAATGCGAGTTCCATCGAACGCCTCAGCGAATGGTAATGTCGCACTCCTTGTGAGTGCGTGGATTGAAATACGAACGCGCTGAAAGAACAGATTATGCGGAACACGTCGCACTCCTTGTGAGTGCGTGGATTGAAATTGAGCTTACCGGACTAGTTAACACTTGGGCGATAGGTCGCACTCCTTGTGAGTGCGTGGATTGAAATAAGGATGCGGTGCTTGAAAAAGGAGATGACGCTAGAGTCGCACTCCTTGTGAGTGCGTGGATTGAAATTTATCTTCTTGACTTCGGGAGCGGGACCATATCTCGTCGCACTCCTTGTGAGTGCGTGGATTGAAATGCCAATTGAGTCCGTCTATATAGCTGCGGACAATGACGTCGCACTCCTTGTGAGTGCGTGGATTGAAATGTTGCAAATATGAAGCTCTTTCCAACACATATCTGTCGCACTCCTTGTGAGTGCGTGGATTGAAATCAATACAAAAAGCCTGTCCAAGTAGCTAGACTGGGTCGCACTCCTTGTGAGTGCGTGGATTGAAATTCTAAAGGTGTACCACATTTACGAGAGGAGCTAGAGTCGCACTCCTTGTGAGTGCGTGGATTGAAATAAATAAATGGCCCGCACACCAAGTCAACAGCGCCGTCGCACTCCGTGAGTGCGTGGATTGAAATACATAACAGCTAGTGCAGCAAAACAGATTGTGCTGGTCGCACTCCATGTGAGTGCGTGGATTGAAATATGCCTTGAGACTTTGCCCCCTGGGTTAGAGAGCAGGCCCCTATGCGCTGTTTCCTCATCCATCTTGAGGTAAAGCTGTCCTTTTTTCTGGAATCTTACAATTTCCATGCCTGCCAAAATGGAGCGACCGTTTTTATTGCTGTGATTAGTGTTAATAGAAAAAATGACTAGCTACAGGAGGAAGCGAAATTGGAAATTCGTACAGTGAAAGGCTCTGACTACTATGTCATTTCCCCACTAATTAATAAGTGGTGGGGTGGAAGAAAGATGTCGGATAAGTTACCGAAATTATTTTTCGACCATTTTTCTAATACAAGTTTTGTTGCTGAAAGGGATGGAACACTTGTCGGCTTTCTAATCGGATTCTTTTCTCAATCTCATCAAAAAGTAGCCTATATACATTTCGTTGGAGTCCACCCTGATTATAGAAAGCAAAGTGTTGGCAACCTATTATACAATCGATTTTTTCATGTGGTTCAGCAAAACGGGCGAAATATTGTTCGCTGTGTAACTTCTCCTGTCAATCAAACTTCCATCGCCTTTCATACGAAGATGGGATTTTCTATTGAAGAGGGCGATAAAACGATTGACGGTGTTTATGTCAACACCGACTATGATGGACCACATCAAGACAGAGTTTTGTTTGAGAAACATTTAATGTAATGCAATGTCATGATTTACTTCTACCATTTCCACGAGGCCAAACGACCACTTTCTCTTGAGATATGAAGAAAATGTCCACATAAAACGAGAGCCAGGAGTCCTCCTCCTGGCTCTGTCTGCTTTTTTCAAGAATTGCTTTGCTAAATCATGATTAAATGCACGACTAGACTGCTGAATCGACCCGCTCGATGTGAATCTTTTGCTGATACTGTTCGGCTTTTGAAAAATCAATTGTTGGCAGCCAGTGAAGGCAGTTTGCCAATGAGAGGGAGCTGCCAGCTAATAGAGCGGCTTTTACGTCGTTCGTTTTTCTCCACTCGCGCATAAAGGTGCCGAGAAAAATATCCCCGGAGGCAGTGGCGTTAGTTACGTTAATCGGTGGGAGCGTGACACGCCAAATGTCTCCGTTGATTTTGGCGACTGTTCCTTCGCCGCCTAATGTGACGATGCAGTTAGGGTAAGGGCTGTTTTTTAAACATTCTTCGATTTGCTGCTGTCTGTTTGTGGCTTCCTCTTTTACCCCCATTAAGTCTAAAAATTCCTCTCCGTTGATCTTTATTAGCCATGGTTTTGCCTCTACTCCGTATGCTAATGCATCGCCGCTGCTATCGAGAATGGTCTGGACGCCGCGACTTTCTGCTTGGGCAATGATGTCCCGGTAAAAAGTGAGGGGGGTCCCTTTTGGGAGTGACCCTGAAAGCACGAGATGGTCGCCTGCTTTTAGTGAGCGAAATAGCGATTGCAAAAACTGCTGTTGTTCTTTTTCTGTGATGGAAGGTCCTTGTTCATTGATTAGTGCTGCCTCTTGCTTTGATTCGTTTACGAGAATGGTGCAGTATCGGTTATCGCCTTCTATGAATGTTGTTTCTCCTGCCAGTTGGGCTTTTTTCATCATTTGTGCTAATTGTTCTCCTACAGGCCCGCCGAAAAATGTGTGCATGTGAATCGTTTTTTGCTCATTTGCGACAATGAAAGGAAGGGCAACATTAAATCCTTTCCCGCCAAGGCCTTCATGGGAAGCTCTAGAACGGGTTACGCCATTAGGATAAAAGGCTTGAACGTAAATGGTTCGGTCAAGGGCTGGATTGGCACATAAAATATGAATCATTGATTACACACCTCTATTTGCATTGGTTTGCATTTTGAGTTAATCATATAATAAATACCAAGTTTTGCAAAGTTATTATTGGGTTAATGCAAAATAAAGCAAAAATAATATTTGCTTTTCTTGGCTTTATCACTTATAATCCAAGGTAAGCGATTTCAGTAATAGGGGAAGGGGATGATTCTTTGCTTCCGCAGGAAAGACAAGATTTGATCATGAAGGAATTGTATGAATATCATTCTGTGAAAATTTCCGAACTTAGCTCAAAACTAGATGTTACGCGAGAAACGATTCGCAAAGATTTATACGAACTAGAAGAGAAAGGGCTCATTCGCAAAGTGCACGGAGGAGCGGTGTTAAACAAGGCAAATCTTGAGACGAACTACAGCTCAAGAAAAATTGTCAATGAGTGGGAAAAGCGGGCGATTGCGAAAAAGGCAGTTGAGTTTGTCTATGATAACGATACGATTTATATCGATTATGGGACGACCGCCCTTTATTTTGCTCGCGAGCTTATTATGAAAAAAACGGGGTTGACGATTGTAACCAATTCGCTTTCTTTG is a genomic window of Shouchella clausii containing:
- a CDS encoding GNAT family N-acetyltransferase, with product MEIRTVKGSDYYVISPLINKWWGGRKMSDKLPKLFFDHFSNTSFVAERDGTLVGFLIGFFSQSHQKVAYIHFVGVHPDYRKQSVGNLLYNRFFHVVQQNGRNIVRCVTSPVNQTSIAFHTKMGFSIEEGDKTIDGVYVNTDYDGPHQDRVLFEKHLM
- a CDS encoding IS3 family transposase (programmed frameshift) — translated: MTEAKRPRRRFTAEFKKQLVQLYASGKPRAEIIREYELTPSAFDKWVRQYQTSGAFTEKENRTPEQEELIRLRKENQKLAMENDILKQAALIMGRKLDVIRQNRGIYPVAAMCAILNIPRSTFYYEAKQRDHEEEEEQLTALISDLFRQSRGIYGQRKIKKELTKQGWTVSRRRIGRIMKAQGLVSTYTVAQFKPTKFVCNESEIGNTLDRKFQQEKALTVVVSDLTYVRVGANWHYICIIIDLYNREIIGYSSGPNKNKELVGQAIAKIPYPLQKIALFHTDRGREFINQKMDQTLATFGIARSLSNKGTPYDNAVAEATFKAIKIEFVSRRVFPNQHELDLALFDYVHWFNHIRLHGSLDYQSPVDYKALHL
- a CDS encoding 1-phosphofructokinase family hexose kinase, encoding MIHILCANPALDRTIYVQAFYPNGVTRSRASHEGLGGKGFNVALPFIVANEQKTIHMHTFFGGPVGEQLAQMMKKAQLAGETTFIEGDNRYCTILVNESKQEAALINEQGPSITEKEQQQFLQSLFRSLKAGDHLVLSGSLPKGTPLTFYRDIIAQAESRGVQTILDSSGDALAYGVEAKPWLIKINGEEFLDLMGVKEEATNRQQQIEECLKNSPYPNCIVTLGGEGTVAKINGDIWRVTLPPINVTNATASGDIFLGTFMREWRKTNDVKAALLAGSSLSLANCLHWLPTIDFSKAEQYQQKIHIERVDSAV